One stretch of Kluyveromyces marxianus DMKU3-1042 DNA, complete genome, chromosome 8 DNA includes these proteins:
- the HOS1 gene encoding histone deacetylase, translated as MKFFICTSAFQSQVADLLPCNNGQKSQLIYTLLRSYKLLEHFNDVIGTSLAGIEDMKRFHSEKYLKLILNQDYSIDDQDSNPVLQLADIARRFYQNSGTDVEEHWFDNEHDLYRYYAASFVGESDEDSKEEYLEEVDSELLEKYGLQHDCPLFPYLSMYVQVITGATLSLLQFTQREVPSIAINWDGGRHHALKEYASGFCYVNDIVLLIQSLRRKGWNKVTYVDFDLHHGDGVAKALQFSKNIQTISVHLYESGFFPGTGSLNETRNAKEMVNVPVLHGMDDEYLKELMCKIVNPLVESFDADCIVIQCGADGLGGDKYNEWQLTIGGLTQAIISVMRLFKHKQIFLLGGGGYNPLLVARFYTFLTAKVLETFGDIPCAIDENDEDLLIRDHEFIELYEKENYRYWSYDNEGELKRGLRNDNKKSYVQELKEFYHL; from the coding sequence TGATCTACACTTTGTTACGTTCATACAAGTTACTCGAACATTTCAATGATGTCATAGGAACATCGCTTGCAGGTATCGAAGATATGAAAAGGTTTCACTCTGAGAAATACTTGAAACTCATACTGAATCAGGACTACTCAATTGATGATCAAGATTCGAACCCTGTGCTACAACTGGCAGATATTGCTAGAAGATTTTACCAGAATTCAGGAACCGATGTCGAAGAACACTGGTTTGACAACGAGCACGATTTGTACAGGTACTACGCCGCCTCATTTGTAGGGGAATCAGACGAggattcaaaagaagaatacttAGAAGAAGTGGACTCAGAGCTACTTGAAAAATATGGACTTCAGCATGACTGTCCCTTATTCCCGTATCTGTCAATGTATGTCCAGGTCATCACTGGCGCCACATTATCTTTATTACAATTCACACAACGAGAGGTACCGTCAATTGCTATTAATTGGGATGGAGGACGACATCATGCTCTGAAGGAATATGCCAGTGGTTTTTGTTACGTGAACGATATTGTGCTGCTAATACAGAGTTTACGAAGGAAAGGTTGGAATAAAGTCACTTACGTTGATTTTGATCTACACCATGGAGATGGTGTCGCGAAGGCACTACAATTCTCCAAGAACATCCAAACAATATCTGTGCATCTTTACGAGTCGGGATTTTTCCCGGGGACAGGCTCACTAAACGAAACACGGAATGCCAAGGAGATGGTTAATGTTCCGGTATTACATGGGATGGACGACGAATACCTGAAAGAGTTGATGTGCAAAATAGTGAACCCACTGGTGGAATCATTCGATGCGGATTGTATTGTGATACAATGCGGTGCAGATGGACTTGGCGGGGATAAATACAATGAATGGCAATTGACCATCGGTGGCCTGACGCAGGCTATAATTTCGGTGATGAGATTGTTCAAACATAAGCAGATATTCCTACTTGGAGGTGGCGGTTACAATCCGCTGCTCGTGGCAAGATTTTACACATTTTTAACAGCCAAAGTTCTTGAAACCTTTGGAGATATACCATGTgcaattgatgaaaatgacgAGGATTTACTAATAAGAGATCATGAATTCATTGAACTAtatgaaaaggaaaactaTAGATATTGGTCGTACGATAATGAGGGTGAACTTAAGAGGGGATTAAGAAAtgacaacaaaaaaagttatgtacaagaattgaaagaattcTATCACTTGTGA